One genomic segment of Cottoperca gobio chromosome 21, fCotGob3.1, whole genome shotgun sequence includes these proteins:
- the hoxd3a gene encoding homeobox protein Hox-D3a, whose translation MQKATYYDNSGLFGGYTFPKPDSYNYGAAHQSYPAANIENDYQASVCPIQTSAVRPPTLKDSDLNGDCMRQGSTQSNSSSQATSIGEQQAPPLSASSPSPNSSAPQKKKSPPSSTSSTATPTLTKQIFPWMKETRQNSKQKGSNCTSGEVSDEKSPPGPASKRVRTAYTSAQLVELEKEFHFNRYLCRPRRVEMANLLNLTERQIKIWFQNRRMKYKKDQKSKGLAHSPLGHSPDRSPPLSGPNHIGYSGQLQNVNSLSYDAPSPPSFAKPQQNMYGLAAYTAPLGGCIPQQKRYPGPEYEHHGMQSNGSFANANLQGSPVYVGGNFVDSMPASGPMFNLGHLPHPSSTSVDYSCAAQIPGNHHHGPCDPHPTYTDLTSHQASQGRIQEAPKLTHL comes from the exons ATGCAGAAAGCAACATACTACGATAACTCTGGACTTTTTGGGGGGTACACCTTCCCCAAACCAGACTCTTACAACTACGGCGCAGCTCATCAGTCCTACCCTGCTGCTAACATTGAGAATGACTACCAGGCCTCAGTGTGTCCCATCCAGACCTCTGCTGTCCGGCCACCAACCCTCAAAGACAGTGACCTGAACGGAGACTGCATGCGACAAGGCAGCACTcaaagcaacagcagcagccaagCCACGAGTATTGGGGAGCAGCAGGCACCTCCACTGTCTGCATCCTCTCCCAGCCCCAACAGCTCTGCACCCCAGAAGAAGAAATCCCCACCCAGCAGCACGTCCAGTACTGCCACACCAACCCTCACAAAGCAGATATTCCCTTGGATGAAGGAGACCCGGCAGAACTCAAAGCAGAAGGGCAGCAACTGCACCAGTGGAG AGGTGAGTGATGAGAAGAGCCCACCAGGACCAGCCTCCAAACGGGTCAGAACTGCTTACACCAGCGCACAACTtgtggagctggagaaggagttTCACTTTAACCGCTATCTGTGTCGCCCACGGAGAGTGGAAATGGCGAATCTGTTGAATCTCACCGAGCGTCAAATAAAGATCTGGTTTCAAAACAGGAGGATGAAATACAAAAAGGACCAGAAGTCTAAAGGGCTCGCGCACTCTCCCCTGGGACACTCCCCGGATAGAAGCCCGCCGCTGAGTGGCCCAAATCACATTGGATACTCTGGCCAGCTCCAAAACGTGAACAGCCTCAGCTATGACGCGCCCTCGCCCCCGTCCTTCGCCAAACCCCAGCAAAACATGTACGGTTTGGCCGCGTACACCGCACCCTTGGGTGGCTGCATCCCGCAACAGAAGAGGTACCCGGGCCCAGAGTACGAGCACCACGGCATGCAGAGCAACGGCAGCTTTGCCAACGCCAATTTGCAAGGCAGCCCCGTTTATGTGGGTGGGAATTTTGTTGATTCCATGCCAGCCTCGGGCCCCATGTTCAACCTCGGCCATCTTCCCCACCCCTCATCCACCAGTGTGGACTACAGCTGTGCCGCTCAGATCCCAGGAAACCACCACCATGGACCCTGTGATCCCCATCCCACATACACAGACCTCACCTCTCACCAAGCGTCTCAGGGAAGGATTCAGGAAGCGCCTAAACTCACGCATTTGTAA